In the genome of Paenibacillus sp. FSL R5-0766, one region contains:
- a CDS encoding iron ABC transporter permease encodes MKCVVGTKGVTRIQHPGLPHRPSNSRKSAVTVGLTFLSALAILLLSMFVAISLGAKGLTLETVWAAIFQYNPALTPHQIIHELRLPRVLAAVIIGAAFAVAGALMQGITRNPLADTGILGINAGATFVVALSFAFWPGLSYGWIMVLSFVGAVLGTLLIFLLGMVAPGGMNSIRLTVAGAVIAAMLTSLSTGVAIYFDLSQDLVFWYAGGFGGIEWRHLKIILPVLLVTLVLIMPLARRVSLMSLGEEVAINLGINLRLTRFLALAAVVVLAGVSVSAVGSIGFVGLVIPHISRKLVGVDYRLIIPMSSLLGAILLVLADLGSRIVNPPEELAVGIMVAFVGVPFFLYLARKERRAL; translated from the coding sequence ATGAAATGCGTTGTTGGTACCAAAGGAGTGACCCGTATTCAACATCCGGGACTGCCACATCGTCCGTCTAATTCAAGAAAATCTGCAGTAACCGTTGGGCTGACGTTTTTGTCTGCCTTAGCCATACTGCTGCTAAGTATGTTTGTCGCGATCTCTTTAGGTGCCAAAGGGTTAACGCTGGAAACCGTATGGGCTGCCATATTTCAGTACAACCCAGCTTTGACACCACATCAGATTATTCATGAGCTGCGGCTGCCTCGTGTCCTTGCCGCGGTTATTATCGGCGCTGCCTTTGCCGTTGCAGGAGCTTTAATGCAAGGCATTACACGTAATCCGCTGGCAGACACAGGCATTCTGGGCATTAATGCTGGAGCCACTTTTGTCGTAGCACTGAGCTTTGCCTTTTGGCCCGGACTGTCATACGGCTGGATCATGGTTTTATCATTCGTGGGGGCTGTTCTGGGCACACTGCTAATCTTCCTGCTTGGAATGGTAGCACCTGGTGGTATGAATTCCATCAGACTGACCGTTGCCGGGGCCGTTATTGCGGCCATGTTAACCTCGCTCAGCACAGGAGTTGCCATTTATTTTGACCTGAGTCAGGATCTGGTCTTCTGGTATGCGGGAGGTTTTGGCGGAATTGAATGGCGGCATCTGAAGATAATTCTTCCCGTGCTGCTCGTGACGCTGGTGCTGATCATGCCACTCGCCCGGCGTGTATCGCTTATGTCACTCGGTGAAGAAGTCGCGATTAATCTCGGGATCAACCTGCGCTTGACAAGATTTCTTGCCCTCGCTGCGGTTGTTGTGCTGGCTGGTGTGTCCGTGTCGGCAGTAGGCTCGATTGGATTTGTCGGACTCGTCATCCCTCATATCTCACGCAAACTGGTGGGTGTGGATTATCGACTCATCATTCCGATGTCTTCTCTGCTTGGAGCGATATTACTGGTGCTCGCCGATCTGGGCTCACGCATCGTGAACCCGCCCGAGGAGCTCGCGGTAGGCATTATGGTCGCTTTTGTCGGTGTACCGTTCTTCCTCTATCTGGCCCGTAAAGAAAGGAGGGCCTTGTAG
- a CDS encoding AraC family transcriptional regulator — protein sequence MTTIPGTAHSGMNPHTLHQQTSPDSEKEFSTRAELDAFLNDTLIELRQTEHIITREKWRWSTTELAHHTFIYMHKFTGQLIMNGIQSHVVRKSACLSLPGNAIELISDEDHDIELYIIHFDMYRATEKTKARRIYERELSSPVTGWIQGPFYGIQRIAAQLTQLSNEGLETGLKAQLFLTELLHMLWPQEDQTDEGAGQDEPEQWLRSTLQYMRENYMHEIKLEKLAELADMHPSYYSQLFKSRMQKNPIEYITHLRMNRAKELLLTSDLRIRDVAREVGYRDEFYFSRRFRNHAGYAPTSYSKQVHRNIVSLSYPYTDHLMTLGITPCAAQIQGHLPHMPKSLTLPFHAYEPWEQGRQAFLDVNPELILTKDNAAAKAMEHIGDVAPIITIPWNQTDVFGHLHQIASIVDRTQAATDWLDRHERKAERARKKIKEFVGDITVAVGTLTPKGPRMYSHRNFGHVFYRTLQLAAPQRIQTELAGKSPGIGFNWLPFTPGEWDGLEADVLVLAINSMHEKATLLKEMASNPLWNSHPAVKNGRVHLIDWNSWVVYAPYSINIQLDEALSMLTNKPSLL from the coding sequence ATGACTACCATCCCGGGTACCGCCCACAGCGGCATGAATCCACACACGTTGCATCAGCAGACAAGTCCCGATTCAGAAAAGGAATTCTCAACCCGAGCAGAGCTGGATGCATTCTTGAATGATACCCTTATCGAACTTCGTCAGACAGAACATATTATAACCCGTGAGAAATGGCGCTGGTCCACAACTGAGTTAGCTCATCATACCTTCATATACATGCACAAATTCACAGGCCAACTGATCATGAATGGGATCCAATCTCACGTGGTTCGCAAATCAGCTTGTCTGTCCCTACCAGGAAATGCAATTGAACTGATTAGTGATGAAGACCATGATATTGAACTGTATATCATTCACTTTGATATGTATCGGGCTACGGAGAAAACAAAAGCCAGACGAATCTACGAACGTGAGCTCAGTTCACCTGTTACAGGCTGGATTCAGGGCCCATTTTACGGTATACAGCGCATTGCCGCACAGCTTACACAATTAAGCAATGAAGGTTTGGAAACAGGCCTGAAGGCACAGCTCTTCCTGACGGAACTGTTACATATGCTCTGGCCTCAAGAAGACCAGACTGACGAAGGGGCTGGGCAGGATGAACCCGAACAGTGGCTCAGGTCCACCCTGCAATACATGCGCGAAAACTATATGCACGAGATCAAGCTGGAAAAGCTGGCTGAACTGGCTGACATGCACCCGTCCTATTACTCGCAGCTATTCAAGAGCCGCATGCAGAAAAATCCGATTGAATACATCACTCATCTGCGTATGAACCGGGCCAAGGAATTACTGCTCACTTCAGATCTGCGTATCCGTGATGTGGCTCGTGAAGTGGGTTACCGTGACGAATTTTATTTCAGCCGACGTTTCCGAAACCATGCCGGTTATGCGCCAACTTCCTATTCGAAGCAGGTCCACCGAAATATCGTGTCGCTCTCCTATCCATACACGGACCACCTGATGACACTTGGCATCACGCCATGCGCAGCTCAGATCCAAGGCCATCTTCCTCATATGCCCAAATCGCTGACGCTGCCCTTCCACGCCTATGAACCTTGGGAACAGGGACGTCAGGCTTTCCTGGATGTGAATCCTGAATTGATTCTGACCAAGGACAATGCAGCTGCCAAAGCCATGGAGCATATTGGCGATGTCGCGCCCATCATCACGATTCCCTGGAACCAGACAGACGTCTTTGGTCATCTGCATCAGATTGCATCCATTGTGGATCGCACCCAAGCAGCCACAGATTGGCTGGATCGACATGAACGCAAGGCAGAGCGTGCACGCAAAAAAATCAAGGAATTCGTCGGGGACATCACCGTTGCCGTTGGCACGTTAACGCCTAAAGGTCCACGGATGTACAGCCATCGGAACTTTGGACATGTCTTTTATCGAACCTTGCAACTGGCCGCTCCTCAGCGTATTCAGACCGAACTGGCTGGCAAATCTCCCGGCATTGGATTCAACTGGCTGCCCTTCACACCAGGAGAATGGGACGGACTGGAGGCAGATGTGCTGGTACTGGCGATTAATTCCATGCATGAAAAGGCAACACTGTTGAAAGAGATGGCTTCAAATCCACTGTGGAACAGCCATCCTGCGGTAAAAAACGGACGTGTACATCTCATCGACTGGAACTCATGGGTCGTATATGCTCCATATTCCATCAACATCCAGCTCGATGAAGCGCTCTCTATGTTGACGAACAAACCTTCACTTTTGTAA
- a CDS encoding Gfo/Idh/MocA family oxidoreductase: MTEVVGRDKVRWGIMGTGWIASQFARDLEHAGNAVKAAVGSRTAGSAEKFADEYGFARAYGSYDEMLQDPEVDIIYVATPHPVHKENVMACLEAGKAVLCEKPFTMNARQLEQLVETARERNLFLMEGMWTRFLPPIAQARAWIAEGRIGEVRLLQADFGFRVGWEPEGRLLNPDLGGGALLDAGVYPISFASMIFGEQPQHVWSTANIGETGVDEQFSVLLSYSEGRSASLSAAIRLNLSNEAVIYGTEGKIRLPLFLAGKEAYLHVNGQDEPEKFTDDRTCIGYAFEAEEAGRCILEGRTESNTIKLDESLEIMKLMDTIRGQWGLRYKSE; encoded by the coding sequence ATGACAGAAGTAGTGGGACGGGACAAAGTACGCTGGGGCATTATGGGCACGGGATGGATTGCATCCCAGTTTGCAAGGGATCTGGAGCATGCGGGAAACGCTGTGAAAGCAGCGGTAGGTTCACGGACAGCGGGAAGTGCGGAGAAGTTTGCAGATGAATATGGTTTTGCACGCGCTTACGGTTCTTATGATGAGATGCTGCAAGATCCTGAGGTAGATATTATCTATGTGGCAACACCTCACCCTGTGCATAAGGAGAATGTAATGGCTTGTCTGGAGGCAGGCAAGGCAGTGCTCTGTGAAAAGCCGTTTACGATGAATGCACGTCAGTTGGAGCAACTGGTGGAGACGGCACGGGAGCGTAACCTTTTCCTGATGGAAGGGATGTGGACACGCTTTTTGCCACCGATCGCTCAAGCCAGAGCATGGATTGCAGAAGGACGAATCGGTGAAGTACGTTTGCTCCAAGCAGACTTTGGATTCCGTGTCGGCTGGGAGCCGGAAGGAAGATTGCTTAATCCGGATCTGGGTGGAGGCGCATTGTTGGATGCAGGGGTATACCCGATCTCCTTTGCTTCGATGATCTTTGGCGAACAGCCCCAGCATGTCTGGAGTACGGCCAATATTGGTGAGACGGGTGTGGACGAGCAGTTTTCCGTATTGTTGTCCTATTCCGAGGGACGTTCTGCATCACTGAGTGCTGCCATTCGTCTGAACCTCAGCAATGAAGCCGTCATATACGGTACGGAAGGCAAGATTCGTCTACCTTTATTCCTGGCGGGCAAAGAAGCCTATCTGCATGTGAATGGTCAGGATGAGCCTGAGAAGTTCACGGATGATCGAACATGTATTGGTTATGCTTTTGAGGCGGAAGAAGCAGGACGTTGTATCCTCGAAGGTCGGACGGAGAGTAACACCATTAAGCTGGACGAATCCCTGGAAATCATGAAGCTGATGGACACAATTCGGGGTCAGTGGGGATTACGTTACAAATCGGAGTAA